The Solanum dulcamara chromosome 6, daSolDulc1.2, whole genome shotgun sequence genome contains the following window.
TCATCAGAAACTGTGATTTCAATACAGGGCAATCTTATCCTACATTTCTATAAATGATTGTTTCTACCCTTTGAACCCGTGATAAATCACATGCCGTCAACTTTACCAATTACtcaataactaaaaaaaaagggcTATGTATTCATATCAAgatgaaaactcataaacttcaatagattaaagttatatacactATCAAAGAGTAAAATTTAGTAAATTTAAATACACTATAACAAGTTAGTTATAATTATTGAATAAATGATCTAATTatgtaaataaatttatttatttattttggatgAAAACTTACCATATTTCTTGATGGTTTCAAGAAAAAAAGGCACCATTCTTGGTGCTAAATCATGATCAGACAGATTCATAGGCTTTGAATTAGCTTCCATAATCATCCCAGTAAGATCTTTCATGTCCCCATACAATAATCTGTATGAATTTCCTTTTAGCCCTTGTTTCCTCAACAATTTCTCCAACTTCTTTGGATTGAACCAAACCCAATTCAGTACTTTCCATAAACACACAAACAAAGTAATTGCTATGGCACAACAACATATTGTTACTATCATTTCAATTGTGTCCATTTTTGTTTTTCTGAGTAAAAATTAGGTCTAGCTTCTTACACTTAAAAACATCTAGCATGTTTGTTGGAAGTAACAAAATGATGTCGTCATCAGTGACGAGTATTATCTAAAGATTTCTGTTTGAGCACGCGCGGGGCAATTATGGcaggaaaattttaaaaatgacacCGTGAGTGGATGTCtgattttattgtattttattataCTAGAACCGActatgagcccgtttgaataggcttaaaaaaaataatttttatgtataaagtgtttttagaactttgaagtgctgaaatttatttttataaataagcaattgagtgtttggataaaagtgattatgatgtgaattttagggttaaaaggataaaaaaaggtagtttgagaatttagttaaaatataaaggatataaaagtaattttcatggtcaaagaaaatgactttaagcactttggaaaaaaaagttaggaatcttaacttttcatttctgactgactttaagaactttatggcttaaagtcagcattaggcaaacacgtccaaaagctagaAAGGAGcttccaaacgggctctatgaGAAcacaattaaatataatatatttgttaTCCAAGTGGATGTGTGGATGTCTAACTTCCACCTTTTCACTCCACATTCGGCTATAATAGCCACTGCTATTATGCAAATAGAATGACAGAACATTTCTGATGTGttccttcttatttttctttaatttctgtttttcattttgttaagttaatttatttataacatATTATTAGCAtgaatttttattgttttaagctatatttttaagaaattaataaaaggggttaaaaaattattttctttaaatgtctaatatttttaaacttaaatttattgctcttgatatatctggaaaaggctactcatcattgGCACTAGATGtcgaaatacatctagaatcaatgggtctgacagacaccatcaaagatgacaatacgtCATTTAGTCAAGACCGTACCAAagtcatgatatttctccgccaccatcttgacgagagattaaaattacaatacctcatattaaaagacccccttaaattgtggaagaATCTTAAAGAAATATATGACCACCCGAAGTTAGTCACCCTTTTACAAGTAcatcatgattggctaaatctgaaattaatagattttaaaaatataactaaatataattctgtcttgtttagaattataactcagttaaatttatgtggagaagaaatcactaaataagataaacttaaaaaaaatactccACATTTTCACCCCTTGAATATGCTCCTAAAGCACCAAAATCgcgaaaagagttttaagaaatatatctgaattactttctcatcTTTTGATTGATAAACGtcacaatgaactattaatgaaaaatcatgatagtcggcccgttgtTTCTTTGTCACTCCCTAAAGTGAATCaagcaaattataaccaacgagaaagaggtcatggccccaatcgtggtcgtggtcgaaaaagaaattataatcatgatgctcggttgGCACCGAAAAATGATCAGCAGTACaaaaaagagtgaaaagccAGGAgttttaccaaagaaaaattcataaaatatatatcataaatgTGGAGGTATGAGGCACTGGTCACGAAcatgccggtcatcaaaacgtcttattcagctatatcaggcatccttgaaaaaggcaaaaaataattcagagacaaattttatctctgaagataatattgagtctATGCATCTGGATAtagttgatttctttaattttttaaaagaaaatatgaatattgataagcctaataatatttaaataatttcctttttatttgtatttttaatccatgtaaataaataaaagttgtataataagccatgtattaattataatatttgtcttatttcattttgaagaaaaatatggatatgcctcaaattttatttggatcaatgatcaatcacgaggatatttgtgtaattaatagtggaataactcatgtcatttttaaagacgagaaatattttatcaatttgcttggaaaaaaaataaatgttactacaatttctggtaattcaaaaatgattgaatactccggaagagctactatatttctgcctaaggagacaaaaattattatagaagatgcaatattctcttctaaatctccaagaaacttgttagttttaaagatatccgcaaaatggatatcatgttgagacactataTGAAATGAATGttgaataccttggtataaccaaaaatgtctcaggccagaaatatattttgaaaaaattaccaactttgtcgtctTGCCTATATTATGCacaaattagtgcaattgaagcacatatgatcatAAAgtagaagtttactgatctaaatacatttgtgctatgacatgatcgaataggacatcttggatcaataatgatgagacgaatccttgaaaattcaactggacatccgttaaaaaaccagaagattcttacgaatgatgaattttcatgtgctgcttgttatcaagataaattaattgtcagaccatcgaccttgaaggttggcatcgaatctcctgcctttttagagcgtatacatggagatatatgtggacttattcatccacctagtgaattgtttatatattttatagtcctaatagatgcatcatctaaatggtctcatgtgtgcctcttatcatctcgcagCATGGCATTTGCGAAGCTGTTgacacaaataataagattaagggcgcaattcccagattatccaattaaggctattcgccttgataatgctggagaatttacatcccaaacttttgatgattattgcttatcaattgagataaaaattgaacatcatgttgctcatgttcatactctaaatggccttgcagagtcatttattaagcacTTACAATTGATAGccagacctctactaatgaaaatgaaattgccaattactgtttggggttaTGCTATCTTATATGCAGCAGCACTTTGTACATCCCATAttgacacattataataaatactctccttCATAATTATtgttcttcacacatgatctccagaagaatagtgatattgatgtacaacaagttcgttcaagtgataatcttgcaaatttattcacaaaggcattaccaatatcaccttttgagaaactaagatataagatgaaatgcgtcgtctccaaaatatcaaatgaaatttttatcagggggagtaaaatacgcgttgtactctttttttcttaatcaaaGTTTTGTTCCACTGAGTTTTTctggtaagatttttaatgaagcagcactcaaggcgtattaccagatgtgtatactctttttccttcactatgctttttcccactgggttttttctagtaaggttttaacaagGCACAATATTTATGAATGTTTacgataactatgtatattattttttgtaaaaattttaataagaCACATTACACATGAATATCCAAGGGAGAGTGTAATGCAAGTGGATGTGTGGATGTCAAACTTCCACCTTTTCACTCCACTTCAATTTGTCTCCTTTTCTGATATGCTCCTTCTTATTTTTCCTTACTTTCTGTTTCTTATTTTGCTAAATTAGTTTATTTATAACAATATTGATGTTTATACATGATGTTTTCGTAAAAGCTCGTTGCAATATTAGCGAAAGAATTATTGAGACCCCTTATTCCTCAttctgtttcttcttttggttaTTTTATTCTGAGCATTAGGCCAGGAAGGTAAATATTTATCTTCACCATATATTTTCACTAAATCAATATAACTtatcataattaaataatttaatatatatatatatatatatattacttaattatatatattaattatatttaaataatagttaaaaaaatatgtgttatatcattattaatttaatataaacaCTCAATCAATAGAGTTGGGTTCAAAATAAAACACAATCTCAGTTCAACCaaaacatattatttttaaaaagaaggaaaataaataaataacataaacaGGAATTACTACTAATTTATTGGACTAGCTGTGGACCCACTCATCTTATCCACTTATTGAACTGGACATTAATACTTATCTTATAGGGCTACGTTTACTACaatataacaacaataataaaaataaccgTAGAAATTCACAAGTGGGAGAATAACGTGTAGGCAGATATTTTCAATATCAAGTTTTTTAAAGCCTACTGTAGGTTACTTTCCAACGGAATTCATCTGCTTCTTCGTCTCTAACGAAAGTGTAGGCCTTCAGATTTCCATCAATTTCAAGTCTAAGATATGTCAATGTTGTGTTGTAATTAGTAAATGCCATCACATGTGAACTTCTCTGTGTTGATTTTGCAAATCTATAATCCAATTTCAGCCTTTGATTCCCACTGTTCAATTTTATGGATTCCAATGTATTATTCCCATAGTCGAACCAAGCTAATTCCACATCTAACTTGGTCCTGTTGTAGACAGCGAACAATTTCGGCTGCACCACCAGGCTGTAAGGCCCGTTCACATTCTTTTTCACCGAGGCTCGGCTCACGAGCTTATTCGGGCCTGACAAACGGAGAGTTTGGCCCACCAGTAAAGTATCAGTAGGATAGTTGAAACTTTGCCAGACGAATTTACCCTTAGAGTCATGTAACACCATGTTACCATTCGGTAACAACTTGAAGCCTGTCACGCCTTTATTAGCCGTGTTGGTCTGCCAAGCGATTCGACCGTCAGCATCTGCCAAGACGAGATTTCCGTTAGTTCCAAACGTGAAGGTCGCGTTTTCCTTAACGGGGTTTCCCCTGTTTGCTTCCCATACCCAACGCATGAGTGATTCGGAACGGACAGTGCCCATTCGCAATGCTAATGTCCATGCATTAGGAGTTGTGTTGTAGAAACAGAGCTGAAATGGGTTATTGAAAACACGAAGAACGCGATAATCTGCTCTGTATTCTACAACATAAGGTCCTAATTCGCCTTCATTGACGAATTTGAAGGTGTTTTTAGCTGGAACTTGGGCAATGCAAGAAAATAtttgagagaaaagaaagaggGAGGCAAGAAGTATAGTAGGCCATGAAGGAGACATGATTAGTTTCTTGTTTTAGCTTGTTTGATATGATAAATTTGCTTCTTGAGATTGGTATTTATAGATGGATGGGGAAGAATAATTATATTAGTTATATATAATGTTGATTAGAATCCTTAAGATTTTTCATTGACTAAATATAATAAAGTATACTATGATCATAaatgtataattaatttatacacaagttgaaaaatcaatttaaaattggTCAATGTTGAGGTGCTGTATGCGGAAATAAACAAGTGGATATATGCCTTAAAATTTGCCCTTTCTTTTGTCCATGGAGGAGGAGATGGTACGAACGTACAAGTATTCTATGTGCATAGTGCATTTATTGTCTCAAATTctagatgaaaattttatttgcacccgatatttttattaaattatattattttatttaattaatataaatatcaagtACATATAAGTTTttatctaaatatatatatatagaaaactgaAGATAATTTGGATTAAATTATATGAAATTTCATAtagaatattattttatataaaacaGGGtacttgtcttaatcatatATAGTACATAGATTAAAACCATAGAATAACAAAATTAACTCTCAtaatagtatttctatatttatttaagaTGTAAACAcacattttatattttatttaggtATATTCTAATTTGCATACATATATTAACTAAACATCTAAGGCCTAATTAATTTGTATTTGAGTTGGAAAGTCCCGCGTCTTTGAAAATTGAACACTCtctattaaatataatttattttctaaagctagaattaaaaatatatttaattaaatatataaaatacttTTTACATTTTTTCTAAACCAGCTATCCTCCACgagttttcttctttttcagtgTGTAATCCTAAGAAGATAATGAAGATAAAGAGAGATAGTGATCCTTcgtttttttaataaaagggTGGTCCTAACAGCCACAGGTTTGGTCTTTGGATCAAAATGGATTGAGGCGGCTCGATGCGGAAATTGCTAACATTTTATATTTGATTGCTcgattaaaatttttgaatttcgTCTTATATTAgtgatataataattttaaatttttttttatattaataatcgAAATAACAATTTTTGAAATTCGCTTTATATCAGTAATACAATAATTTGTGTTGTATATGTTATTGTATCACTAGCAAAAAGTGAATTGTTGTATTATTATTCAGACTATCATTATGTTAGATAATTAGGCCTCCAATAATTGCTATTTCtaaaattttccttttatttatgTATCAATTTCAATTTGCCAAATTAATTTGCATAATCAATTTGTGTCGACGTAACAAACAATCATAATTTTGTCGTAAACCAAGGAAATCCTTTCACTATCAACTTGTTACTTTGTGTATTGAAAATTAAAAATCGCCAACGACCATCGCTCTTTGTAACACCTATGACTTCTCTAGAAAGCAAGTTTTAATATGTCATTAGTGCGAAACTACAATTTTcactaataaaatttaaaatataaaaatataaatacataaaaaaattaaaagagttcaacatcatatatataaatataaaaaaataattttaattatgtataaacTGTATAATTTTACATCAAGAAGGAATCAGATAAATCTAGTCGGCCCAATAGATGGCACCGCCCCTGCCTGTCTCAATCTTTTTTGGGTTGTATATTCCACTTTCAAGGGTCAGAATTATTGGTTCTCGATTTTTATTAATGTCGtacatatattaataaatttataatagaAAAACTACAatagtataaatatttttataacaataCAAAATTACTATTACTGCAAATCATTTTCATTTTGTAATGACAATCAAGCatttctccattttattttatgcatgGTGTTTGACTAGCTAATGCGCATGTTAGTTtgacataaataatattttaaagatgatGAAAAATGGGTAAAAATTTGGTTGAAAAGAGAACAAATATCACGTTAAAGTTAAAGTGTAAataatttaatgaaattttatatatatttttgaaatttatgaaatcgtataaaaataaaatgataatcaAATATTCTTATATTCTTCAGAATAAAAAGAGTTTCATGTTTtcaacaaaaaagaaagaaaaaaaaaaaggagtttCGTGCAAAAACGAAACATAACAAGTTTGTTTGactttgatattttttatttgacttttgaaaagctaaaaccaaaaaaaatggtTCCAGCTCAcgcttgcatgggagacaacaGACAACAAGGAATGACCAAATTAATTGTCATTATTCTCTTGATCTCAAAATATCAATTGTGTTTTTCTTTGATATGCACTTTGAAAAAGACGTTAATTAGGAAGAGTTTTATtaacttatatttatttatgtctcaaaatattatttttatttattaaattattattccataattaaaatatttgaattgcGCTAAGAAACAATTGGACTACTAagaattaaaatagaaaaataattattgattttatctTAAACCAAGAAACTACTAGAAGCCCATGTACTGACAACGACACTTCCACCTAACTTTTTCTAGTACTGaattcttcatttttattattaaactAATATTCCAAAGCTGAGCATGAATGATTATAACATTATATTAGTGCATGTGCATTGATGACATCTAAACTCAATTCTCTACCACAAAGCTATAATACATAGAACTTATTGCTAATTATAATAgaaaaacaacataaaattcactaatttgaagtttaattatatGTCTTTTTACgagtttttaaaattattatttgtgtCAAATTTCGATCTTCAAATACATGTATCGGGTGCGTCTAAATACATATGGTCAAAATTAGATATATTTTATGTTGGAAAAGATACTACAATATTGATATTGGACTAGAATTATAAAGCAATAAATAACTTATTACAAACACTGTTCGTGATAAGCCACTGCCTTGAAAGCAATTTCGATCCGATTTCGGTGCAGATCGTTGTAGCCGATCACTCCCCAAGGTTCAACAATTACTTTCAAACTAGTGGCTAAAAGTTTCGAGTTGCACAAATAGTATTGCCTAgaaattcacaaaaaaatagGAAGAATGATTATTTGAGACAATAAAGGAATTGATGAAAGAGAGgcttttgtatttttcttccGTATATCTAGCTCCCAAATGGTACTCGTTAAATAGGAAAATCATTTACGTTTTCATCCATCAGAAGAACGTAAGAAACTAGCGTATAATTAATGTGATGAAACATTACTGTTACTTTTAATGACATTTGTCATAATGCAAAGTAACTTAAACCTTCtgaataatttctttattttcttacgAAGTTAACAAACTTTCACTTGAATAAATGTGAAATATTTATGAAGAAGTAACTTTTCCATTTCACATATACTTATGATTTAGAAATGTCCACATAGATTAATAACGGAGAGTTAAAACATGTTATTTATCCTTTGCATTAAATAAAAAGGAATAATTTCCACAATCCCCCACTAATGCAAAGATAAATCATGGCCTTACACCATAGGGATGGAAAATGTGTTGTATATTGAGACTAAATGGATCCACCATACTATCTCAATCAATGGGTTTTAGCCCTCATCCTCTCGACATTTTAGAATTATTTTCCTTGCCAAAACATTGGTCATAGGATCCGCCTAATTTCTTTCAGACCTTACATATTTCAAGGAAATAACACCTAGTTTCAACAACTGTTTAACTGCACCATGtcttccatataatagctcgcatcgttttaaatgtcggttatggtcatttttccacaaaataaatgttttaaaggatatctatatgattgattatgcatgcattgcattatgtttcatattacataaatgttttaatgtttcctcaatgttcatgcattcttgcattcttagtacattcaaagtactaacgaatactcttttgcctacatgatatcaccatgtagggaccggtgctcctcttcgttctcctccacgtggctatttgagatttcgtttgaagactacttttggtgagttctcatgttccgaaaacaatactcatttatctttctagcttgttatatgttgagatctttagacacttactatgacatttctttctattatgattgagggtgagctagggacttgtcttaggcCTGTTAA
Protein-coding sequences here:
- the LOC129892313 gene encoding epidermis-specific secreted glycoprotein EP1-like; this encodes MSPSWPTILLASLFLFSQIFSCIAQVPAKNTFKFVNEGELGPYVVEYRADYRVLRVFNNPFQLCFYNTTPNAWTLALRMGTVRSESLMRWVWEANRGNPVKENATFTFGTNGNLVLADADGRIAWQTNTANKGVTGFKLLPNGNMVLHDSKGKFVWQSFNYPTDTLLVGQTLRLSGPNKLVSRASVKKNVNGPYSLVVQPKLFAVYNRTKLDVELAWFDYGNNTLESIKLNSGNQRLKLDYRFAKSTQRSSHVMAFTNYNTTLTYLRLEIDGNLKAYTFVRDEEADEFRWKVTYSRL